CAAACTCTGCAGACGATGCGCAGGTTGCccacattttttaaattgttgtaTCCTAATATTTTCCGCCAAGTTCCGGGAGCCGGAGTGAATCGGCAAGCGGCGACCGACACGGCGGCGCGACAGACTGATGGTCacgaaagcagcggcagcttttTCCCCCCACCACGCACTCTTTGCCGCGTATGTTAGCATGCTCGCACAGATCAGCTCTTTCCTTACATATCAGCCGCACTTATTTACACATGCTGCAAGTGGCTcgaactcactatatatactgaatatacgatattctaCACAAtacctagactaaattttcaagataatcttatattacactttatgcttttttgaacgaactttttgcactcaaactcactatacataatgaatatacgatattctgcatAACGCCcagactaaattttcaaaatattcttatattacacttcatactttttcgaacgaacttttttcactcaaactcacctACGCGCACGAGTATCGTATACTGCtttatgacatttttaattttttttttaatttttttaaaattgtacaatttttagaattttttctgtttttgcGGGTGTAAGAACTCTTGCTTTCGCGGGAAATGAGAATTTTAGCGATCGCgggaaaaaagttatttaagGGAATAAATAGCTACTTCATCCCACTTTTTAGGTCAAAGATGTGGCTATTATAGTTAAAGCatgaatataattaaattttatcttCGTTTTCTTTAATCTGTATgactaattattatatttctgtACAGGATAATATTGCTACAGACACTTTATATGAAGATATATACAGCAGTGACGAGGAATTGTCATATCTTTTAAAGGAAACAATGAAAAGTGCCAATACGGTACGGGATTTACTAGATGACAGcgaagtttttaaattaatgtcGTTACACGTTAAAAGAAGTCCTgctgaattattattgatGGCTCTAAAATATTCTATATCGAATTCGTTATCCGTTTcaggtatatcaaatgtattgaaatttataaatataatatgtgGTAAAGATGTTTTACCGGAAACTTGATATAAAATAGATCAATTATGtaatgatgataaaaatattacattacACGCTACTTGTCCTACGTGTTCACAATACATTGGTACGTTTGACGATTTTACGGTATCAGTCAATTGTATAAAATGCAATACAAGTGTTGATATATCAAATCCATCAAACCCGTGTTTCTTTGCGATTATCAATCCATCTGATGCTATTCATGATTACTTGGAaagtaatgaaaattattatgattatgtCATGAATGAAAGACAGCATGAGCCTGATCAATTAAAAGATATCTACGACGGTATGATGTACAGAAAGTTTGTTCAAACAATCCAAGAATGTGATCGCAATGCATGTGCGACGGTAATGTTCAATACGGATGGCGCGccagtttttaaatcttctACTTTTTCAATATGGCCAATTTACCTTATACTTAACGAAGTTCCTATTCAAGAAAGGTTAAAAAGCGTTATTACGACTACTTTGTGGTTTGGTCCAAATAAACCACAAATGGATATTTTTTCACATGCAACTCAAGCTGTGCAAACTCAAAAACGTGTATTCGGTGTTAAAACTGCTTCGCCACTTTTAAATTTACAGAAGTTTGATATTATTGATGGGTTTACACCAGACTACATGCACTGTTACGTAGCTGGTGTTGGTAAACAATTTACTGAGTACATcgtacaaattttaaaaaagacaGAGGAAGATATACTTGAGAATatgtttcaaaaattaaaggTTCCTAATCAATTATCACGGTTATCAAGATTTTTAAAAGCCTGCGGAAAATGGAAAGCTCGAGAATACGAGAATTGGATATTATACTATAGTATTCCTTTGCTAAGTTTGgttttaaaaaacaacaaaaaaatgttaaaacacTGGTCATTATTAGTAAACGCCTTGCACATTTGTTTGCAAGTCGATATTACCTTTGCAGATTCGAATTACGCTAATGAAATGCTTTTTAAATTTGTGGCTGAAGCAGAAGATATATATTCGTTAACTGCGTTAACATATAACGCACATCAACTGCTGCATATAGTTAAAAGCATATATAACTGGGGCCCTCTGTATTGTCATTCAACCTATGCCTTTGAAGCTGctaatcataaattattaaaatcaattCATGGGGCTAAAGGAGTGATTTCTCAAATAATGAGATATGAAAGCATTGAACGAACCATACAAATtctggaaaaaaaatgtattcataATATCCTGGAATATCAATGTTTTCTTGTGAGAATCTCATATCTTCGCTAGTTAAAAAAGCTTACATAGTATCCAATATTACGTATATAAGTAAAGTACAAGTAGTTtctgaatatttaataaatgcaCACAATATACCAAAAAATTCCAAAGTTTATCACAAGATTGTTTATGGAGGTTCCTTATTTATGACGTCACAGAAGTAAAATAAACGATCTTGCAATTATTACGCGCAGCTAACAAATGGGAAATTCGTtgaattattacattttattaataacgttGAAGAACACGCTGAATGGACAGTATGCCTTGTTATTAAAACAAAAGCTAATAAATATGCGAATATTATAAGAGAAGCATCTGAAATGTCTGAtgaaatatgtataaaaacaCGTGATATTCATAAAACTTGTGTATTCATTGAAACAGGAGATGTAACGTACATAATTCCAACACCAAATCAGTTATTCTATTAGTTGtttgttataaatgtatatacttatataaaaataaaaaaaatcgttactACATAAAAAACAGTATTGTTACAAGAAAGcattttatatgtatttttaatatgaaataaatatttttttaaccagccaactatttttttgttatttgtagCATAATCGATTATTGTTGATagtatgaatgataaatatattttaatttcagataatttgtttatatttttgtgataTAATTTTGTAACTGATATTTCTTGTAATCACGTGAGTAATCACGTCATGAATTGATCGATATACTCACGTGAGTACTCACGTTAGTAACCACGTGAGTAATCACGTGAGTACTCACGAGAGAACTCATGTGAGTTTTTTCAGCAGGGTAAGTATTATCCCGTAGTGCAGCATTTATCAGGAATAGTTTTGTCTGTTTCCTTAGCTAGAATAATGCTGTTGCGAAAAAGGTcccgttgattattattttctaatcgtataattaacttataaatttttcataacacgTGCATCGATCACGCGCTTCTCGCCTACGAAAAAGTGGAGCGAAAGTCGAGTTTGTCAAGCCTGGGCCTAAGGCCTTTTTAGTGTTtttgtgtatatgtatacataaacacacacatacacatatatcTTAAGGCAATAGTATTTTTTCCCTAAGGGCGAAAGTGAGCACTGCGACCGCTTTCAAAACGTTATAAATAAGTGAATTATAAGTGAAGGATATTTTTTCTTCGGTAAATATGTGTTAATCATTTGGCCGcgttatataagaaaataaaaattaatttttgaaaaaaaatttttttttttcataaaaatgcatttttatcgTATATGATTGATGGCATTTTCATGAATTTTGAGTCATATGACAGCTAGATactattttgaaatattttgagATTTGTATGttttagaaatacatataatcATTTCAGGTGATCTtgagatttggtccagatgagaTGGATGCTGCGATCAATGATTTTTGCaaatatcatatttttttataaaattttggtTTCTGATCATGAAATGATAATTGCTGTATGTATGTTACATAGATACATATGTATGttttagaaatacatataatcATTTGTGGTGATCTTGAGATTTGGTCCAGACGAGATGAATACTGCgactaattatttatgcaaatgtaatatttttttgaaagatTTTAGTTTCTGATTATGAAATGATGAATACTATACGTATTTATGTATGTCGCAAGATGTAATCCGCGGATTTTACTAGATGAGATTGATGCTGCGActaattatttttgcaaatatgattttttttggaaagtttttgGTTACTGATTATGAAATGATGAATGCTGTATGTTTGCGCATATTATAAGATGCAATCTGTAGATTTCGTCCAGGTGAAAGGAATGGTGTAAATAACTATACGcttaaaaaagaatttttatttccacatattttattaatatatacattatagtaGATTTCATTGTTTATATGAACGTTACAAGTTTATCGGCGTAGTTTTAGTCCAATTAAAATACATTCTTATTATAATATGTGTATCGCAAATTAACATCAAGACTTTTCATACAATAGGTATCGAAATtaatgtacatatatatacagaaaTGTACATAATGTAGACATTTGTATCAGTCGCAATGTCGTTTAAACtaaatgttatatatatatatatatatatatatatatatatatatatatatatatatatatatatatatattcatgttttcCATGGAAGTATCTTCGTATCGTCATTTAATACTTGTATGTGAGGGTAGGATTTCGATATCGTAGAATTCAAGTCTGTAAGCATGCATTATTAGTCTTGGAGGAGTCCAAGCCTGTTCCTGCATACAAGTCTGGTACTGATATTATTGTAGATGATTATTCATAATGAATTATAACTAATTTGATAGGGTAAAAACTGTCGTCAATAAATGTATCGCACATTCTTATTtggtattatttataatttaaagtaTGGAGGGAATATTCAGGATAgatgaataatttatacataagATTATGGGAAGTtgtgaataaatatttgtacacaaaacaattatttgccaacattttttaaattttttatataataatataatattaaattacagTATATTTGCTCTCTGCGTTTAACAGGGTTGAGACTGTCATTGTTTTCACAAtatcatatttataataataacgccCACATTACAAATTAACTATAATCAAGGGGCGCGACAGCGCCacgatggcaagtataagtacTAACAGTACGTACGTTGCTTTCGGGCGCTGTATGGCGGACCTTATATACTTTGATTTTACTGTTCTGCAACTCTCGTCGATTTATTATCATAGTTTTCAATCTTATATATGTATCTTGGACGTGCTTATATGAAAGTTTTTAATTGTATCTTtcacataaaagaatattcatATTCGAAAAGTATttctattataaattataaataaatgaaattagCGAGTTTATGTTTCGCTTCGCCCGATGTAGTCTTCCTTCACCCGATGTTGGTTTCAGTCTTCCGGGCACGTGACTTCCGCttattatatatagatatatagtctgcaggatatattttttgatgatagtCTGCAGGAGACTGATCGTCTGCTCTTCCGTATCTTAAccctaaattattttttacattatactaCAAACAATCACATTGCGGACAAtagtaatattattatttaattatcagATAAGTATTTAATGTTCTTCAAATATAATCGGTGTATTTTTAGTATATAGACAAATTTActttgtgtttttttcttttttctttttcagatTAGAAAGGAAATTGATCATCAGTggtctaaataaataaaaatagaattgaCTGCTATATCAAAACTGCAAAATGCCAGTCCTTTGTAATAGAGTAGGATGTGACAAAAATGCTGTTTTAAAAGTAAgtacacattttttaaaataaaaaagcacattgattttttattctaaactctaatttttttgtttattcatAGAGGCCAAAAACCAATGATCCTATGTGCAAAGAGTGCTTTTATGATTGTTTTGAAACAGAAATACATGTGACAATAGTGAAAGGGGAATTATTTAAAAGAGGAGATAAGGTTGCCATTGGAGCATCAGGCGGAAAAGATTCTACTGTACTCGCTTATATTTTGAAACTTCTTAATGAGCGTTATGACTATGGATTGGAATTGTTTTTATTGTCCATTGAGGAAGGAATTAGCGGATACAGAGATGACAGTCTTGAGACAGTCAAACAGAATCGAGATGATTATCAGTTGccattgaaaatattattttataaagattTGTATGGTTGGACTATGGATGAAATTGTTAAACAGATTGGTAAAAAGAATAATTGCACCTTTTGTGGTATATTTCGAAGGCAAGCTTTAGACAGAGGTGCTGCATTGTTAAATGCAgatatgaatgaaaatgatTTCGTTATTGTTGGAAGGAGAGGGCACGATTCCCAGATGCAAGCCTCTAAAGTATGCATATGAAAAGGAAATTGTTATGTATGCTCACTAGATAAATTAGTggtctaaataaataaaaatatagaatagTGATAAATCAGTGGTGAATGATTGTGTGCTAGTTGGTCGAGATGGTTCCCTGAATCGTGTGTTGGATATCAGTTAGAAAAGCTGGTATCttttatgacaataaaaatagaatagtgATAAATCAGTggtctaaataaataaaaatatagaatagTGATAAATCAGTGATGAATGATTGTGTGTTAGTTGCTCGAGATGGTTCCCTGAATCGTCTGTTGGATATCAGTTAGAAAAGCTGGTATCTTTTACGACAAACTatagaaatataaatatagtgGTAAACACAAAAACTTAAATATTGCTGAATTATTGTGTGCTAGTTGCTCGAGATGGTTCCATGAATCGTGTGTTGGATATCAGTGAGGCTGGTATCTTTCATGACAAACTATGTATTTACgtgtaaaaaaagaagaaagtttAAGTGTAAGAAAGTTTAAgtgtaagaaaaataatagagTACAAATAAGATAATAAATATCGGGATATTATTCTATTTATAGAATGTTATTGGGAAAATATGACAACCATGCCCAGTAATGTAACGCTATCGTGGCATTCAAGATCCACAAAGCTCTAATGAAAGATTTTGGAACTCGGCTTATAATGGATGAAAATTCTGCGGAAGGACAACTGTATGGACTTGTAAGGTCAGATTTAGTATCTATTAAGCCTAATTATGAAGCAATGATTAAAGGAGATACTGAACAGATTACTGAAATGGAAGTTTAACAAGTTGGTATGTAAGAGATTTTGGTAATTCCAGCATTGTTCAATTGATTGAATTGctcatttatttatcaatgcGTCTACTATAATGGAAATTTTTATCTTGAAACGGATCAAGTTTGGATATATTATGTAGGGAATATTAGTGATTTCTAGTCTGTAGTGTGTGATAACAAGAGGATAGTGTGTGATATATGTGTAATACTTTAGTGATTTCTAGTCGATATGATTTGATGCATttggaagaaaataaaagacgTATTGAACAAGATGAAGACAGACTTTGAATTGATCTTAATCATACAGAGCTCTTAGTacgtattttcttttttttttagtattttacttattaaatttgttttataacaaaaatactttGGAGAAAATGTCTtgtttgttttaatatattaaagtaccaagtatataattttgaattacgTATATCAATACTTGATTTTCTTAAAAGCTATATGATAAACAAAGAATTTATCTGTGAtattaaaaatgaaacaaacaacttatttacaaaataatcttttattattttatcatataaaaactttatttttatttttcatttactaatatttacttttttaatcttCAGCTTCCTGCCTTGCTCTCCACTCTCTTTccttttctaaattttcccTTGTTCGGGCAGTGCTAGAGTGCAccatgttaataaaaaagtctGCAGCATTCTTCAAATCCCTTTCATAGGGATTCAAGTGACGCTTGAAGCGTCTTCGATTTTGGCCTGCTCGAACACCTCTTCTGCCATGATTTGGAACTGCAATCATTCAAATTTACCCAATCAGACATAATTCATAAAAATGATGGTATTATTAGTTAAATATAgtgataaataatatttaccaTTTTCTGGTGGCGGATTTCTCTGAGCTTGTCCACCAGCATTGACTCCAGCTCCCTGAGCTCGTCCACCAGCATTAACACCAACTCCCTGAGCTCGTCCACCAGCATTGATACCAGCTTGTCCTCCTCTAGCGGCTTCATTGACTTGGTCCTGATTGCGTTGCTggtttacttaaaaaaaatcagaagttcatattaaaactatatatattcatataaaatgttatattaatatttaaaagttgAACTTACAATCAGGAAATAAAGGTTGGACACCTGCCCTTTCATCTTGCTGATAATCTTCCAAAATTCCCTCCATTTGTTCAACTTGGAACTGTAGATCATCACGCTctgtaaaaatcaaatttattattattaaaaacatgaTAATGttaaaatgtatattatacgtttcgatatattttatttaaaatgtgCTTTGACTTATTCTTTTTAGAAATAGatacataaattatttacCATTTGTAATTGCCAAATTAGCCATAGCCAAGTTGTTGCTTCCTTCGTTATTTTCGCCCATATCTTCGTGCACTttgacaataaataataacttaTGAAAGTTTTCGATTCAAATGCCGGTGACACAAAGAACACAGAAACGCGCAATCGCTCGTCGGTACCGGTCGGTATAGAGGTTTAACTATTGTGTTGGGTTAGGTCAGTGCTGCTGGTGGATGAATTTGGAACTTGTACTTTATATACCTACATACATTAGGTTAGTCAAAGCTCAAAGCTCTGAACTGACAGCCGCTTCGCCTATCGCTAAGTACGGATATCAATTACATATCAATCAACAAATAAATAGTAATAAAGTAGGGTTCTACTCAAGATCTACTTCCTCAGCCGTCCATAAACAAATTGGGAGAAAGGATTCCTATACACCCTTGCAGTTGTATAGCTCTCGTACCAAGgtaaataattacataattatttttgttttattgttatttatgggcaaaatttttatagaatagATTAAGTAAAATGAGTTTAAAATGTAATGTGATCGCTGATCGATGAATTAAATTTCtctaattttgtttttagaaaCATGTATATGTTTAtcacataaaaaattatgtaaatatgGGTTTTTTAAATGATATCCCGAGAAGAATGCATAAAATCAACGCGAATCTTTTCCGATTTCTGAATTACCTAATAAACGTGATAATTAGGTAATTCGCCATAATTATTTAGTAATCAATCATTTTTCGCTTATTAATATTCGGAATCCAGCCGTTCCGTGTTCCTCCTGTCGAATCTATTTTAgtagtatcaacgtcgtctcctacAGTTTTATCGGAATTTGTAATATAAACAGTCGAAACTCATTACacgggggtttttggggtcgtagaacacgaatatcgcgacaGCAAAGGTCTTCGAGCTACCTGGGTcccagggtggacagtatcaacgtcgtctcctggaATTATCTTCTTGAATATTACATCATTTTGACCtgaattgaaatatattattcttattgatACTActacagatatttttttaatttgaatttagtAATCAATCATTTTCCGCTTATTAATATTCGGAATCCAGCCGTTCCGTGTTCCTCCTGTCGAATCTATTCTAgtagtatcaacgtcgtctcctacAGTTTTATCGGAATTTGTAATATAAATAGTCGAAACTCATTACacgggggtttttggggtcgtagaacacgaatatcgcgacaGCAACggtctccgaggtacctgggtcccagggtggacagtatcaacgtcgtctcctggaATTATCTTCTTGAATATTACATCATTTTGACCtgaattgaaatatattattcttattgatACTACtacagatattttttaatttgaatttagtAATCAATCATTTTCCGCTTATTAATATTCGGAATCCAGCCGTTCCGTGTTCCTCCTGTCGAATCTATTCTAgtagtatcaacgtcgtctcctacAGTTTTATCGGAATTTGTAATATAAATAGTCGAAACTCATTACacgggggtttttggggtcgtagaacacgaatatcgcgacaGCAACggtctccgaggtacctgggtCCCAGGGTGGAcggtatcaacgtcgtctcctggaATTATCTTCTTGAATATTACATCATTTTGACCtgaattgaaatatattattcttattgatACTActacagatatttttttaatttgaatttagtAATCAATCATTTTCCGCTTATTAATATTTGGAATCCAGCCGTTCCGTGTTCCTCCTGTCGAATCTATTCTAgtagtatcaacgtcgtctcctacAGTTTTATCGGAATTTGTAATATAAATAGTCGAAACTCATTACacgggggtttttggggtcgtagaacacgaatatcgcgacaGCAACggtctccgaggtacctgggtcccagggtggacagtatcaacgtcgtctcctggaATTATCTTCTTCAATATTACATCATTTTTAcctgaattgaaatattttattcttattttgatattactacagatatttttttaatttgaccTCTGAAGTGTATTATCTATGATTCAGGGTATAGTAACTAGGAAACCAGGTGAATCGTTGACGAGGTCCAGGTATTGCGCTCTATAGCTTTTGGTGTCCAGACGTAACTACTACTcgaggacggcgtctaggtgtttAAGGTGACTGATGACTAGGTCCAGGAGGTGCGCTTCGTAGTCTTTAGCGTCTAGGTATGAATACAGCTGAGGTGGGCAGTATATAGGTACATAGGGtgaccgatgacgaggtcaAGATGGTGCGCTTCGTAGTTTTTGTTGTCTAGgtataaatattgttcaaaGACGGTGCCTAGGTGTTTATGATGGTCAATGACGAGGTTTGAGAAGTGCGCTCCGTAGTTTTGCATGTAACTGATGTTTGAACATCGCGTCGTGGTGTTAAGGGTTACTTATTATGTTGTCGGGTACTTACAGTTACGTCGTTCCTTATTTtttggtatatatatatatgtaaatattaattaGTTATGTACGGTAGCTGTTGACGTAGACTAGGTATTGTGTTTTATAATCTGTAGTTACTCAATACTTGTACTGATTGagttatctttcacatggaagattgatgatcaattaaaaaattaaaattcaaaataaaccaCAACGTGAGCAGCGATCAAAAAGCATGGTCACGCGGAAATCAATTTGAAACATGGAACGAGGAACACGGAACGGCTGGATACTCTTATCCTTGCTGTGGTATTTCCGTGTTAGTTAACCGCTTGTAACAAATGTTTGTTTAttcctttttaaataattaaaacattgtgtatatatatatatatatatatatatatatatagtatattacgatactagtgcGATAATAAGTCGTACTTTACGGCACGGCGTGTGTAAGCGCCCGAGAGAGcgcaattattaattaatatattctttattttttcaggtTTTGGATCGCCATTAGGTCGATACCATACTTTGGTAACTACGTGCGCCCTCCAAGTTGGCTGCTTCGTGCGCCCCTAATTTGGCTGCTCCGTGCGCCCCCAAGTTGGCTGCTTCGTGCGCCCCCAAGTTGGCTGCTTCGTGCGCCCCTAAGTTGGCTGCTTCGTGCGCCCCCAAGTTGGCTGCATCGTGCGCctctaaatatatattatattatttatacacaggtccatattttaaagttttgtatgatctaaaattttaataaatttttatttaatatccAAGATTTGTtgtctatttttatttattttaattgtctacgatggaaaaacaaaaaaataagtttgttattaacaataatgaaaTGTCAAAAATTATTCATGGATCTCGTTTAACAGACATACATGTTGATAAATTTCATAGCATGATATCTGATCATACTATTTTTGAACCACGTACTACGTTGTATCTTAGAAATATAATGCTCGATCCCAATTCAGATCGCATTAAACCTATACCACGTAACGTCCCTCATGTACAATTATTACATAGCTGCAATGATTTATGTAACAAATGTATAAATGGTCATTGGATTTGTTGTTACTATGACAtcaaatctatttttatatacgattctataaataaaaagtatttgcATGTGTGCAATGAAaagtttttaagaaaattatttccaTATTTTGATGAAATTCCTATTTATTTTCCTACAGTACAGAATCAAACAAATTCTGATGATTGCGGTGTTTATGCAATCGCATTTGCAACGTCG
The sequence above is drawn from the Nasonia vitripennis strain AsymCx chromosome 3 unlocalized genomic scaffold, Nvit_psr_1.1 chr3_random0007, whole genome shotgun sequence genome and encodes:
- the LOC100115224 gene encoding LOW QUALITY PROTEIN: cytoplasmic tRNA 2-thiolation protein 1-like (The sequence of the model RefSeq protein was modified relative to this genomic sequence to represent the inferred CDS: inserted 2 bases in 1 codon), with protein sequence MPVLCNRVGCDKNAVLKRPKTNDPMCKECFYDCFETEIHVTIVKGELFKRGDKVAIGASGGKDSTVLAYILKLLNERYDYGLELFLLSIEEGISGYRDDSLETVKQNRDDYQLPLKILFYKDLYGWTMDEIVKQIGKKNNCTFCGIFRRQALDRGAALLNADMNENDFVIVGXGEGTIPRCKPLKYAYEKEIVMYAH